The genomic segment CCTGTAGTCATTTTGATGCTTTTGCAAGATGAAAAACCTTTCTATCTTTTCCACCAGCATCATACAGAGCGACAAGTACAGCCAACTTCTCCTGTCGTCACCCTCAGCTGCAGACACCGGACAGTACAGTTGCTGGGTGGTGGTGTGTGATGGTGGAGAGTGCCACAAAGACCCCGAACATGTGTATTCCTCCCAAATCTATTTCTCAGGTGACATGAATTAAAAGCATGTATTAGTAATAATGCAAACAAAACATGTTAGTCAACACATATGTACGTCTGTTGCAGACAAGGACAACCTGTTTGTCCCATCAGACATTCACTTCCAGATCGTATACTTACGTCCTGATAAACCGACTGTGGTGCCCTGTCGTGTGACAACCCCACAAGCCAAAGTGTCACTCCATAGAGAAGTTCCTCCTGAGGAGATTCCTTCCAATGAGACCTTGGTGAACTATGACCCCGCAAAAGGTTTTGTCTTGCAGAAACCAGGAGTCGAGTATCAGGGGGTGTTCTACTGCAGGGCTGTGACCAATGGAACACCACAGGTCTCATCTAAATACCAGCTGCTCTATGTGGAGGGTAAAGCTGGCtttatttgtgctttttaaCAGTCCGGTTAACGGTTCAAATAGAGAAGTGAAGCCAACCGGACGAAAATATTGTTGTATGCTTTTTGCTTTAAACAGTCCCCAATAGTCCACCATTTGTGAGCCTGAAAGCCTCCTCTGATTTGGTCAATGGAGGTGAAAACATCAATGTAACCTGCAGTGTGATAGGGGAGCCGGATGTCGACGTGAGCTTCACCTGGTCTTTTCCTGGAGAGGTAACAGTGTATATACAAATTAGTTAATGACAAATGTAAAGTCAACAGGGcgtattaatttaatttttgaataatGCATACTAAGACACACCTTTATCTATTTTTGGAGACCAAGAATGTATATTGtgaaaatgaaatgtgaaaaaaataccaatgtATTAGTATAACTCATAGGGGTGTACCATTGTATGGTATatgtacaaattatttttttcttttgtagggGCGGCGTCCTGTTCATGTCCAGACATCATGGAGGCTAATCAATCGAGGGCGCGGTCAAACAATACGCATCACACAAAGCGTGCTCAATGTGGAAGACATGGAAACCATCGATTTTGGGAAGTACATCTGCAAAGCCAAAAACCTGCATGGCGAGACACTTGTGATGACCAGCATCATGTCAAAATAGCTTCTGCATTGCTTTCATTGATTGATTAAAACCATGCTCAAAGAAGCTAAATCATGgtgtgcagattttttttcaaggataAATATTATTGTGAATGAGAG from the Stigmatopora nigra isolate UIUO_SnigA chromosome 14, RoL_Snig_1.1, whole genome shotgun sequence genome contains:
- the pdgfrl gene encoding platelet-derived growth factor receptor-like protein; the protein is MKLCVVLCLALFWVELQHGSCQHAKRRKDAGENRIRAGGKRGKIRHPKLKEGGGRSHSLLTQVLEKGRFLRLGQSTILTPGKNIELRCKGSNIGWSYPTYLDTFNDSRLSIIQSDKYSQLLLSSPSAADTGQYSCWVVVCDGGECHKDPEHVYSSQIYFSDKDNLFVPSDIHFQIVYLRPDKPTVVPCRVTTPQAKVSLHREVPPEEIPSNETLVNYDPAKGFVLQKPGVEYQGVFYCRAVTNGTPQVSSKYQLLYVEVPNSPPFVSLKASSDLVNGGENINVTCSVIGEPDVDVSFTWSFPGEGRRPVHVQTSWRLINRGRGQTIRITQSVLNVEDMETIDFGKYICKAKNLHGETLVMTSIMSK